From Aedes albopictus strain Foshan chromosome 1, AalbF5, whole genome shotgun sequence, one genomic window encodes:
- the LOC115256085 gene encoding uncharacterized protein LOC115256085 — protein METPNPQLSCKQDLHKEYNIILFGETGSGKSTLINYLTNYFHNGTLENLKIAIPTKHYEATEGLQHHDDNVQDSSNGQTRTCAVYNFRREGTIFNFIDTPGLSDSRGAAQDDFNIQQIMGAAEQSGVLTAIILVINGTQTRATVTLRNTLSLLRSSIPDVFQQNLVVVLTNCSAVTANFDLSHLEPWTIAEANVFHMNNCALSRPVSQWIHNERMKKNMEHEWQYSMETIEELNQLLTKLGGKATEAFKQMRINKNIIKSQLHGILLEVKKIQDLQNELDIMKTTQQNVTADIKQYSDYKRTKQVEYSELERGIFVRKFCIVCLTPCQDEPSSFSLPHTIPFYRDVTNLVEYIFKGKCRCGHTPFSHYDCKLQSVKKIRTVEEIVQDVKKIYDNSVSKNKAIESKIGSLDTDIAVLRYVFDIKEAEIRKCYHELKKLCSQFNFVHEVQGIMDDMERDARTLTSIAARTDAENRIRSITKLVDTLSKAEMSD, from the coding sequence ATGGAAACCCCTAATCCGCAATTGTCCTGCAAGCAAGATCTTCACAAGGAATACAATATCATTCTGTTTGGCGAAACCGGCTCAGGCAAATCAACTTTGATAAACTATCTGACGAATTATTTCCATAACGGTACACTCGAGAATTTGAAAATTGCAATTCCTACGAAACATTATGAGGCAACCGAGGGTCTACAGCACCACGATGACAACGTTCAGGATTCTTCAAATGGTCAAACTAGAACCTGTGCTGTATATAATTTCAGAAGAGAGGGCACGATATTCAACTTTATAGACACTCCAGGGCTCAGCGATAGCAGAGGAGCGGCTCAGGATGACTTCAATATTCAGCAAATTATGGGAGCTGCGGAGCAGAGTGGCGTGTTAACTGCAATTATCCTCGTTATAAATGGAACGCAGACCCGAGCCACAGTAACACTACGCAACACATTGAGTCTGTTGAGAAGCTCAATACCGGATGTCTTTCAGCAGAATCTCGTTGTTGTTCTAACAAATTGTTCTGCTGTTACCGCCAACTTCGATCTGTCGCATTTGGAACCTTGGACTATTGCTGAGGCGAACGTTTTCCACATGAATAACTGTGCCCTCAGTAGACCAGTATCACAATGGATACACAACGAGCGTATGAAGAAAAATATGGAACATGAATGGCAATACTCAATGGAAACTATAGAAGAATTGAACCAGCTCTTAACGAAGCTTGGTGGCAAAGCGACCGAGGCTTTCAAACAAATGCGCATCAACAAAAACATAATAAAATCGCAGCTACATGGCATTTTATTGGAGGTGAAGAAGATCCAAGATCTTCAAAATGAACTAGATATTATGAAAACCACACAGCAAAATGTAACCGCCGACATCAAACAATATTCCGACTACAAGCGAACAAAGCAAGTGGAATACTCGGAATTGGAACGTGGTATTTTTGTCAGGAAATTCTGCATTGTATGCTTGACGCCATGCCAGGACGAACCCTCATCGTTCTCATTGCCCCACACAATACCATTTTATAGAGACGTTACTAACCTTGTAGAATATATCTTCAAGGGGAAATGTCGCTGCGGCCATACACCGTTTAGTCATTACGATTGCAAACTTCAGTCAGTTAAGAAAATACGAACCGTCGAAGAAATTGTTCAAGATGTGAAGAAAATCTATGATAATAGCGTGAGCAAAAACAAGGCAATAGAGTCTAAAATTGGCAGCCTGGACACCGACATCGCTGTACTGAGATATGTTTTTGATATAAAAGAAGCCGAAATACGGAAATGTTATCATGAGCTCAAGAAGCTCTGCTCGCAGTTTAACTTTGTGCACGAGGTCCAGGGCATCATGGACGACATGGAGAGAGATGCCCGTACGCTTACTTCCATCGCGGCAAGGACTGATGCTGAGAACAGAATTAGAAGCATCACAAAGTTGGTCGATACGCTGTCAAAGGCTGAGATGAGTGACTAG
- the LOC109414094 gene encoding uncharacterized protein LOC109414094 — MESIKPETSSKQDIQKEFNIMLLGETGSGKSTLINYLMNYFHNGTLDNLKIAIPTKHHVTTEDLKHHEDNVQDASKSKTRACAVYNFRKHDTIFNFIDTPGLSDTEGVIQDDFNIQQIMGAAEQSGLLTAIVLVINGTQTRATVTLRNTLCLMKRSIPDVLLQNLVVVLTNCSAASVNFDMAYLKPWTVHEVNVFYMNNSALSRPASQWMDNGRKKKAVEKEWKCSMETIEELIQNLTQLGGKATEAFKQMRMKRDRIKSQLHSILLEVKKYQSLQNELDIMKITQKCISTDIQIYSEYKRTTQVEHTEFVQCDDYNTICSECSNACHENEENISPFQIILGIALNEFTIISMAFNLINIFLSLSEPLCHCEHPLHTHYNAKIRPIKKIITVEEVLEDMKSAYDQSVSKNEKIQSKIGSLDTDIAAVKYALDEKEADILKCCHELKKLCSQFNFVDELQGILGIMERYARMPTSTVARLDAEKRIRNIKLVVDTLSSAGTSD; from the coding sequence ATGGAATCCATCAAACCGGAAACGTCGTCGAAACAAGACATTCAAAAGGAGTTCAACATTATGCTGTTGGGCGAAACTGGTTCAGGGAAATCAACACTGATAAACTATTTGATGAATTATTTCCATAATGGTACACTCGACAATTTGAAAATTGCCATTCCCACGAAGCATCATGTGACAACCGAAGATCTAAAGCACCACGAAGACAACGTTCAGGATGCTTCAAAAAGCAAAACTAGAGCATGTGCTGTGTATAATTTCAGAAAACATGACACGATATTCAACTTCATAGACACGCCAGGGCTTAGTGATACCGAAGGAGTGATACAGGATGACTTCAACATTCAGCAAATTATGGGTGCTGCTGAGCAGAGTGGATTACTGACAGCAATCGTTCTCGTTATAAATGGGACACAGACCCGAGCTACAGTAACACTACGCAACACACTGTGTCTGATGAAAAGGTCAATACCGGACGTCCTGCTGCAGAATCTCGTCGTTGTTCTAACAAATTGTTCTGCTGCATCCGTTAACTTTGATATGGCGTATTTGAAACCTTGGACTGTTCATGAGGTAAACGTATTCTACATGAACAACTCTGCCCTCAGTAGACCAGCATCACAATGGATGGACAATGGGCGTAAGAAGAAAGCTGTGGAAAAGGAATGGAAATGTTCGATGGAAACCATTGAAGAATTGATCCAAAACTTGACGCAGCTTGGTGGCAAAGCGACCGAGGCTTTCAAACAAATGCGCATGAAAAGAGACAGGATAAAATCGCAGCTGCATAGCATCTTGCTGGAGGTGAAGAAATACCAGAGTCTTCAAAACGAACTAGATATTATGAAAATCACACAAAAGTGCATATCCACCGACATTCAAATTTATTCCGAGTACAAGCGAACAACACAAGTGGAACATACGGAATTTGTACAATGTGATGATTACAATACAATCTGCTCTGAATGCTCAAATGCGTGCCATGAAAATGAGGAAAATATCAGTCCATTCCAAATAATTCTTGGAATTGCACTGAATGAATTTACGATCATTAGCATGGCATTCAACTTAATCAATATATTTTTATCTCTTTCTGAACCGCTTTGTCACTGCGAACATCCCCTCCATACTCACTACAACGCCAAGATTCGGCcaatcaaaaaaataataaccGTCGAAGAAGTTCTCGAAGATATGAAAAGTGCCTATGATCAGAGCGTGAGCAAAAATGAGAAAATACAGTCTAAAATCGGTAGCCTGGACACCGACATTGCTGCCGTGAAATATGCTCTCGATGAAAAAGAAGCAGATATTCTGAAATGCTGCCACGAGCTCAAGAAGCTCTGCTCGCAATTCAACTTTGTCGATGAGCTGCAGGGTATCCTTGGCATCATGGAGAGATATGCCCGTATGCCTACCTCGACGGTGGCAAGGCTTGATGCCGAGAAAAGAATTAGAAACATCAAACTCGTGGTCGATACGCTGTCAAGCGCTGGGACGAGTGACTAG